A window from Lactobacillus intestinalis encodes these proteins:
- the mtnK gene encoding S-methyl-5-thioribose kinase: MDYSKYFDLDLDDAKQYVVDHTDFFGDKKASELNIKEVSDGNINHVYRVDDGKKSLILKQTGKTIRTSGNPLDQHRGHIEDRTLEIQRKLSGGQVPEVYDYNETMHVILMENVADFKNLRYELKKEKIFPKFADQISSFMTNVLLPTTDLVMDRIEKKKMVKDFVNVGPCDITEKLVLTEPYYNYLGRNVFDDKILPFIKQNLYKNSSLKVEVGKLRNNFMNNAQALLHGDLHSGSIFINQSDIRVFDSEFAFYGPMGYDIGNVIGNLIFPYVVQKAYLNKEGKGNKEFIVWLQKTIAQVLDMTFNKMAKKYDEIVKFPFYKERGFKNSYLRNVENDTLGYAGTEIIRRTVGDSKVLEITDIEDQNLQNLVMEIFVKIGSNLIMNRSVYNNGEEIVADIDQIFDEMIAK, translated from the coding sequence ATGGATTACAGTAAATACTTTGATTTGGATTTAGATGACGCTAAACAATATGTAGTTGATCATACGGACTTCTTTGGGGACAAAAAGGCTAGTGAGTTAAACATCAAAGAAGTTAGCGATGGAAATATTAATCATGTTTATCGAGTGGATGATGGTAAAAAGTCGCTTATTTTAAAACAAACTGGTAAAACTATCAGAACGTCGGGCAATCCTCTAGACCAACATCGTGGTCATATTGAAGATCGCACTTTAGAAATCCAAAGAAAGCTAAGTGGAGGTCAAGTTCCTGAAGTTTATGATTATAATGAAACCATGCATGTCATTTTGATGGAAAATGTAGCAGATTTCAAGAATTTACGTTATGAACTGAAGAAAGAGAAGATTTTTCCTAAATTTGCTGATCAAATTTCAAGTTTTATGACAAATGTTTTGTTGCCAACAACTGATTTAGTAATGGATCGAATCGAAAAGAAAAAGATGGTTAAAGACTTCGTGAATGTGGGTCCATGTGACATTACTGAAAAATTGGTTTTGACTGAACCTTACTATAATTACTTAGGGAGAAACGTTTTTGATGATAAGATCTTGCCATTTATTAAACAAAATCTTTATAAAAATTCTTCACTTAAGGTTGAAGTAGGCAAACTACGGAATAACTTTATGAATAATGCGCAAGCCCTTTTGCATGGTGATTTACATAGTGGCTCGATTTTTATCAATCAATCAGATATTCGCGTGTTTGATAGTGAGTTTGCATTTTACGGACCAATGGGATATGACATCGGAAATGTAATCGGAAACTTGATTTTCCCATATGTGGTTCAAAAAGCATATTTAAATAAGGAAGGAAAAGGTAATAAAGAATTTATTGTTTGGCTTCAAAAGACTATTGCTCAAGTTCTTGATATGACATTTAATAAAATGGCTAAAAAGTATGATGAGATCGTGAAGTTTCCATTCTATAAAGAACGGGGCTTCAAGAATAGTTACCTGCGCAATGTAGAAAATGATACTTTAGGCTATGCGGGGACTGAGATTATTAGAAGAACAGTAGGTGACTCTAAAGTTCTTGAAATTACTGATATTGAAGATCAGAATTTACAAAACTTAGTAATGGAAATCTTTGTTAAAATTGGGAGTAATTTGATTATGAATCGCTCGGTTTACAATAATGGTGAAGAAATTGTTGCTGATATTGATCAAATTTTCGATGAAATGATTGCTAAATAG
- a CDS encoding s-methyl-5-thioribose-1-phosphate isomerase — protein MKREDEGMPFLLRYENVAWYEDGKVRILDRRVFPCEKRFVIYTDYHEIIKAIQDMVTQSAGPFTAVGMGMALAAYQCKNMPEEEQVEFLTKAADELGNARPTTANRYSAITHRALDKQLKALQAGKSAVEAAFNDTIDSLNRRYATEQKIGDNFVSLLSNNSSILTHCYAETVIGCIIRAAKKQNKTLKAYDTATEPFFQGAKLTASCFQEGGFETTMVPDNMVNFVLERGDIDIFTTAADSVTMDGYLVNKVGTKQNAILCNRVGVPYFPTEIPDQDKKSHEDIKIEMRDPEDSLKFEGKKYTMDGVKSIYPAFDITPPYLINALVTDRGVFSPYDLASYAKLGGEDFY, from the coding sequence ATGAAGCGTGAAGATGAAGGAATGCCTTTTCTTCTAAGATATGAGAATGTAGCTTGGTATGAAGATGGAAAAGTAAGAATTTTAGATCGGCGTGTTTTTCCGTGTGAAAAAAGATTTGTGATCTATACGGATTATCATGAGATAATTAAAGCTATTCAAGATATGGTGACCCAAAGTGCAGGTCCTTTTACTGCAGTTGGAATGGGGATGGCACTTGCAGCTTATCAATGTAAAAATATGCCAGAAGAAGAGCAAGTTGAGTTTTTGACTAAAGCTGCTGATGAATTGGGGAATGCGCGTCCTACTACCGCCAACCGTTATTCTGCTATCACGCATCGGGCTTTAGATAAACAATTAAAAGCTCTTCAAGCAGGGAAATCAGCAGTTGAAGCTGCTTTCAATGATACGATTGATTCATTAAACAGAAGATATGCAACCGAACAAAAAATTGGCGACAACTTTGTAAGTTTGCTTTCTAACAACTCAAGTATTCTTACTCACTGTTACGCCGAAACAGTTATTGGTTGTATTATTCGAGCTGCCAAGAAACAAAATAAGACTTTGAAAGCTTATGACACAGCTACTGAACCATTCTTCCAAGGGGCAAAATTGACAGCCAGTTGTTTTCAAGAAGGTGGTTTTGAAACTACTATGGTACCCGACAATATGGTTAACTTTGTACTTGAACGTGGGGATATTGATATCTTTACGACAGCTGCAGATTCAGTGACGATGGATGGCTATTTAGTAAATAAGGTTGGAACTAAACAAAATGCCATTCTTTGCAATCGCGTCGGAGTTCCGTATTTCCCTACCGAAATTCCTGATCAAGATAAGAAGAGTCATGAAGACATTAAAATTGAAATGCGGGACCCAGAAGATAGTTTGAAGTTTGAAGGAAAGAAATACACGATGGACGGTGTAAAGTCGATTTATCCGGCCTTTGACATTACTCCTCCATATTTGATCAATGCTTTGGTAACTGATCGCGGAGTATTTTCACCATATGATTTGGCATCATATGCTAAGCTTGGTGGCGAAGATTTTTATTAA